From one Bacteroides fragilis NCTC 9343 genomic stretch:
- a CDS encoding LruC domain-containing protein: MKNRIYTMKGMLATLLSAFLLGYAVTGCIDEKDHYKPDDKTSGVPNSFDFATTQDVQLDLKYDVPAKDYQILFELYFENPLTTDADGQVVKRTDVTPKVVRMTDGTGKYRAKETVPAYGEEVYIYTSYIGVPMLYKTKVVGNTITADINWDTAAEESVQTRAEGEYQTVPQGFYTLGSWNVKGRPNYLDSEGVIELTSSFYQTINQTIPEGGNCPPKYRQSADIVINDELGAEVKVRFVGGTSAAYSAFGYYCYPEGAAKKQIENARKYVVFPNTKTGVGIKGGECVKLHYIDENGEDQGTTFPKGTKIGWFISNDAFTKKGEKTGSVGKGLGMFYSTTALNSDGRTHTAAFKINDFIVLSFEDWTDQDYNDVMFNIWSNPIEAIAPDVPSVDPIDPDDASVAYRMTYKGILAFEDNWPSKGDYDLNDVIVKYSSILEFNTKNQVLSAEDTFTAMWSGALFKNGFAYQLNTDRSNVECSILEGKSGWDKQGLDKDLEQATISVFANAIEETGENTKTSTFKIQNKFKQPVDHETFGVAPYNPFIFLHQNTDKNRTEVHLVNHGPTSKENMDLFNTQQDLSDKDKGIYYVSDQNYPFAIHLSDVESFSTTEKEAIDKSYPRFASWAQSGGTTDKDWYLKK, from the coding sequence ATGAAAAATCGTATTTATACAATGAAAGGGATGCTGGCTACATTACTGAGTGCTTTTTTACTAGGGTATGCAGTAACAGGTTGTATTGATGAAAAAGATCATTATAAACCGGACGATAAAACATCAGGAGTGCCTAACTCTTTTGATTTTGCGACTACTCAGGATGTCCAATTGGATCTAAAGTATGATGTTCCTGCGAAAGATTATCAGATTCTGTTTGAACTCTATTTTGAAAATCCGTTGACGACAGATGCCGATGGGCAGGTGGTGAAACGTACTGATGTCACTCCTAAAGTTGTGAGAATGACTGATGGAACCGGAAAATATCGTGCCAAGGAGACGGTACCGGCCTATGGGGAGGAGGTTTATATCTATACTTCTTATATCGGAGTGCCGATGTTGTATAAGACTAAAGTAGTAGGGAATACGATTACAGCCGATATAAATTGGGATACGGCGGCAGAGGAGTCTGTTCAGACACGTGCCGAAGGCGAGTATCAGACAGTGCCTCAGGGATTTTATACTTTAGGAAGTTGGAACGTGAAGGGACGCCCTAATTATCTGGATAGTGAAGGGGTAATAGAATTGACTTCTTCGTTTTATCAGACGATTAATCAAACAATTCCGGAAGGTGGAAATTGTCCTCCGAAATATCGACAATCGGCTGACATTGTTATCAACGATGAATTGGGAGCTGAAGTGAAGGTACGTTTTGTCGGAGGTACAAGTGCTGCGTACAGTGCTTTCGGATATTATTGTTATCCGGAAGGAGCGGCTAAAAAACAGATAGAGAATGCTAGGAAATATGTGGTGTTTCCCAACACGAAAACCGGAGTCGGCATAAAAGGCGGAGAGTGTGTGAAGCTGCATTATATCGATGAAAATGGTGAAGACCAAGGGACTACTTTTCCAAAAGGAACAAAGATAGGTTGGTTTATCAGTAATGATGCATTTACGAAAAAGGGTGAAAAGACCGGCAGTGTTGGTAAAGGACTCGGAATGTTTTATTCGACCACTGCCTTGAATTCGGATGGTCGTACCCATACGGCTGCATTCAAGATCAATGATTTTATAGTTTTATCATTTGAAGATTGGACTGATCAGGATTACAATGATGTGATGTTTAACATCTGGTCTAATCCGATTGAAGCTATTGCTCCGGATGTACCTTCGGTAGATCCGATAGATCCGGATGATGCGTCGGTTGCTTATCGCATGACTTATAAAGGTATTTTGGCTTTTGAAGACAATTGGCCTTCTAAGGGTGATTACGATTTGAACGATGTAATTGTGAAATATAGCTCTATATTAGAGTTCAATACCAAGAATCAGGTGCTTTCCGCTGAAGATACGTTTACGGCGATGTGGTCCGGAGCTCTCTTTAAGAATGGCTTTGCCTATCAGTTGAATACCGATAGAAGCAATGTGGAATGCAGCATATTGGAAGGAAAGTCGGGATGGGACAAACAAGGATTAGACAAAGACTTGGAGCAGGCCACCATTTCGGTGTTTGCCAATGCGATTGAAGAGACGGGAGAGAACACTAAGACTTCTACTTTTAAGATTCAGAACAAATTTAAACAGCCAGTCGATCATGAAACTTTCGGAGTGGCACCCTACAATCCTTTTATCTTCTTGCATCAGAATACGGACAAGAACCGTACAGAGGTGCATTTGGTAAATCACGGACCAACCTCTAAAGAAAATATGGATCTGTTCAATACCCAGCAGGATTTGTCAGATAAAGATAAAGGCATCTATTATGTGTCCGATCAGAATTATCCGTTTGCCATTCATCTGTCGGATGTCGAGTCATTCAGTACAACGGAGAAGGAAGCTATTGATAAGTCGTATCCTCGTTTTGCTTCATGGGCACAATCCGGCGGAACGACAGATAAGGATTGGTATTTGAAGAAATAA
- the ilvC gene encoding ketol-acid reductoisomerase, giving the protein MAQLNFGGVTENVVTREEFPLEKAREVLKNETIAVIGYGVQGPGQSLNLRDNGFNVIVGQRPGKTYEKAVADGWVPGETLFGIEEACEKGTIIMCLLSDAAVMSVWPTIKPYLTAGKALYFSHGFAITWSDRTGVVPQKDIDVIMVAPKGSGTSLRTMFLEGRGLNSSYAIYQDATGRAMERTIALGIGVGSGYLFETTFVREATSDLTGERGSLMGAIQGLLLAQYEVLRENGHTPSEAFNETVEELTQSLMPLFAKNGMDWMYANCSTTAQRGALDWMGPFHDAIKPVVQKLYNSVKTGNEAQISIDSNSKPDYREKLEAELKALRESEMWQTAVTVRKLRPENN; this is encoded by the coding sequence ATGGCACAATTGAATTTTGGCGGTGTTACGGAAAATGTAGTAACCCGTGAAGAATTTCCTTTGGAAAAAGCTCGTGAGGTATTGAAGAATGAAACAATCGCTGTTATCGGTTACGGTGTGCAGGGACCGGGTCAATCACTGAACCTGCGCGATAATGGCTTCAATGTAATCGTTGGTCAGCGTCCGGGAAAAACATATGAAAAAGCAGTGGCAGACGGCTGGGTTCCGGGTGAAACACTGTTCGGCATCGAAGAAGCATGCGAGAAAGGTACTATTATTATGTGTCTGTTGTCAGATGCTGCCGTAATGTCTGTATGGCCTACTATCAAACCTTACCTGACTGCCGGGAAAGCACTCTATTTCTCTCACGGTTTCGCAATTACATGGAGCGATCGCACCGGTGTTGTTCCACAGAAAGATATCGATGTCATTATGGTCGCTCCGAAGGGTTCGGGTACTTCACTCCGTACGATGTTCCTTGAAGGTCGCGGACTGAACTCTTCGTATGCCATCTATCAGGATGCTACCGGCAGAGCTATGGAGAGAACCATCGCATTGGGTATCGGTGTAGGTTCCGGATATCTGTTTGAAACGACTTTTGTCCGTGAAGCTACTTCCGACCTGACAGGTGAACGTGGTTCGCTGATGGGAGCTATACAAGGTTTGCTGTTGGCTCAGTATGAGGTTTTGCGTGAGAACGGTCATACTCCATCTGAGGCATTTAACGAAACGGTTGAGGAGTTAACTCAGTCATTGATGCCGCTGTTTGCTAAGAATGGTATGGACTGGATGTATGCCAACTGCTCGACTACGGCTCAGCGTGGTGCTCTTGACTGGATGGGCCCGTTCCACGATGCTATTAAACCCGTTGTTCAGAAATTATATAATAGTGTAAAGACCGGTAACGAGGCACAGATCTCTATCGACTCTAATTCAAAACCGGATTATCGCGAGAAACTGGAGGCCGAACTGAAGGCATTGCGTGAAAGCGAAATGTGGCAGACAGCTGTTACTGTTCGTAAACTTCGTCCGGAGAATAATTGA
- a CDS encoding porin family protein has protein sequence MKKIVFLLLLCVACCMNAQEFHLIPKVGLNLANTTGEVDSKVRPGLNIGLGGDVMLTERFGIETGVYYSMQGSKYKGGGVSYTDKLDYINVPVYAKEFIYKGLYVFGGPQFSFNVNSENKSSSDYGTTVIGMNVIRKFDCGVGLGAGYQFERGLLISLNYNIGLINVNKSWASDSNPKANNSVVQLNVGWRFAL, from the coding sequence ATGAAGAAGATTGTTTTTCTTTTGCTGCTCTGTGTTGCTTGCTGCATGAATGCACAGGAGTTTCATCTGATTCCGAAGGTCGGTTTGAATCTGGCAAATACTACCGGGGAGGTGGATTCTAAAGTGCGTCCCGGACTCAATATCGGTCTGGGAGGTGATGTCATGCTGACCGAACGGTTTGGAATAGAAACAGGAGTGTATTACTCCATGCAGGGAAGCAAATATAAAGGGGGCGGAGTCTCTTATACGGATAAACTGGATTATATCAATGTTCCGGTATATGCGAAAGAATTTATATATAAGGGGCTGTATGTGTTTGGAGGGCCGCAGTTCAGTTTCAATGTGAACTCAGAGAACAAATCATCCTCCGACTATGGTACCACAGTCATAGGCATGAATGTGATTCGCAAGTTTGATTGTGGAGTGGGGCTTGGAGCCGGTTATCAGTTTGAACGTGGTCTGCTGATCTCTCTAAACTATAACATCGGACTGATTAACGTAAACAAATCTTGGGCAAGCGACTCTAATCCTAAAGCAAACAATAGTGTGGTCCAGCTAAATGTCGGTTGGCGTTTTGCACTGTAA
- a CDS encoding acyl-[acyl-carrier-protein] thioesterase yields the protein MSDDKKIGSYKFIAEPFHVDFNGRLTMGVLGNHLLNCAGFHASERGFGIATLNEDNYTWVLSRLAIDLEEMPYQYEEFTVQTWVENVYRLFTDRNFAIIDKDGKKIGYARSVWAMINLNTRKPADLLTLHGGSIVDYVCDEPCPIEKPSRIKVATDQPCAKLTAKYSDIDINGHVNSIRYIEHILDLFPIDLYKSKRIQRFEMAYVAESYYGDELSFFEEEVSENEYHVEIKKNGSEVVCRAKVKFV from the coding sequence ATGAGTGACGATAAGAAGATAGGGAGTTATAAGTTTATTGCGGAGCCTTTTCATGTAGATTTCAACGGACGTTTGACAATGGGGGTGCTTGGCAACCATCTGTTGAACTGTGCCGGCTTTCATGCCAGTGAACGCGGCTTTGGAATCGCTACATTGAATGAGGACAATTATACATGGGTATTGTCTCGTCTGGCCATCGATCTGGAAGAGATGCCTTATCAATATGAGGAGTTTACTGTACAGACATGGGTGGAGAATGTATATCGTCTTTTTACTGATCGTAATTTTGCCATTATAGACAAGGACGGCAAGAAGATCGGATATGCCCGTTCGGTATGGGCCATGATTAATTTAAATACCCGCAAGCCGGCTGATTTGCTGACGTTGCATGGCGGTAGTATTGTGGACTATGTATGTGACGAACCTTGTCCGATCGAAAAGCCTTCGCGTATCAAAGTGGCTACTGACCAACCTTGTGCTAAGTTGACAGCTAAATACAGCGATATCGACATCAATGGTCATGTGAACAGCATTCGTTATATAGAACATATCCTCGATTTGTTTCCGATCGATTTGTATAAATCGAAACGGATTCAGCGATTTGAAATGGCCTATGTGGCAGAAAGTTATTATGGCGACGAGCTTTCTTTTTTTGAAGAGGAAGTAAGTGAGAATGAATATCACGTCGAGATTAAGAAAAACGGCAGTGAAGTTGTATGCCGGGCAAAAGTGAAGTTTGTGTAG
- the ilvN gene encoding acetolactate synthase small subunit encodes MDKTLYTLIVHSENFAGLLNQVTAVFTRRQINIESLNVSASSIKGVHKYTITAWTDKDTIEKVVKQIEKKIDVLQAHYFTEDEIYFHEIALYKVSMPEFQSQPEASKVIRRYNARIVEVNPVFAIVEKNGISEEITSLYEELSALNCVLQFVRSGRVAITTSCFERVNEFLADRETKYNLSKKEEK; translated from the coding sequence ATGGATAAGACATTATATACATTAATTGTTCATTCAGAGAACTTTGCCGGATTGTTGAATCAAGTTACGGCAGTATTTACCCGTCGGCAGATTAATATAGAAAGCCTGAATGTTTCGGCTTCATCTATCAAGGGGGTGCATAAATATACTATTACGGCTTGGACCGATAAAGATACGATAGAGAAGGTTGTCAAACAGATTGAGAAGAAGATCGATGTGCTTCAGGCACATTATTTCACTGAAGATGAAATCTATTTTCATGAAATAGCTCTTTATAAGGTGTCTATGCCCGAATTTCAGTCACAGCCGGAAGCTTCGAAGGTGATTCGTCGCTATAATGCACGGATTGTGGAAGTGAATCCGGTATTTGCCATCGTCGAGAAAAATGGAATCAGTGAAGAAATTACTTCTCTCTACGAAGAGTTGAGTGCATTGAATTGTGTGTTGCAATTTGTGCGTTCGGGACGTGTGGCAATCACTACCAGTTGCTTTGAACGTGTGAACGAGTTTCTGGCAGATCGTGAGACCAAATATAACTTAAGCAAGAAAGAGGAAAAGTGA
- the ilvB gene encoding biosynthetic-type acetolactate synthase large subunit, with translation MSKDIISGGEALMRSLEYHGVKTIFGYPGGSIMPVFDALYDHRETLNHILVRHEQGAAHAAQGFARASGEVGVCLVTSGPGATNTITGIADAMIDSTPIVVIAGQVGTAFLGTDAFQEVDLVGITQPITKWSYQIRRAEDVPWAVARAFYIAKSGRPGPVVLDFAKNAQVEKAEYMPAKLDFIRSYVPVPETDPEAVKAAAELINGAERPLVLVGQGVELGNAQQELRAFIEKADMPAGCTLLGLSALPTEHPLNKGMLGMHGNLGPNMNTNKCDVLIAVGMRFDDRVTGNLATYAKQAKVIHFDIDPAEINKNVHADVAVLGNCKETLSAVTALLQPNEHKEWLDSFLPYEQVEEEKVIRPELHPMGDTLSMGEVVRAVSDATNHEAILVTDVGQNQMMSARYFKYSKDRSMITSGGLGTMGFGLPAAIGATFGRPDRTVCVFMGDGGLQMNIQELGTIMEQKAPVKIIVLNNNFLGNVRQWQAMFFNRKYSFTPMLNPDYIKIASAYDIPAKRVFTREELADAIDEMIATDGPFLLEACVIEEGNVLPMTPPGGSVNQMLLEC, from the coding sequence ATGAGTAAAGATATAATTTCAGGCGGTGAAGCATTAATGCGTTCTTTGGAATATCATGGTGTAAAGACGATCTTTGGTTATCCCGGAGGATCTATCATGCCCGTATTCGATGCCTTATACGATCATAGAGAGACTTTGAATCATATTTTGGTTCGCCACGAACAAGGGGCGGCACATGCGGCTCAGGGATTTGCCCGTGCTTCGGGTGAGGTCGGAGTTTGCCTGGTGACGAGCGGCCCCGGTGCTACCAATACCATAACCGGTATTGCAGATGCAATGATCGACAGTACACCGATTGTAGTCATTGCCGGACAGGTGGGAACAGCTTTTTTGGGGACAGATGCTTTTCAGGAGGTCGACTTGGTAGGCATCACGCAGCCAATTACAAAATGGAGTTATCAGATCCGTCGTGCCGAAGATGTGCCATGGGCGGTGGCCCGCGCCTTTTATATAGCGAAAAGCGGACGCCCGGGACCGGTAGTGCTCGACTTTGCAAAAAATGCCCAGGTAGAGAAAGCCGAATATATGCCTGCGAAACTCGATTTCATACGCAGTTACGTGCCTGTACCCGAGACTGACCCGGAGGCCGTGAAAGCGGCTGCCGAATTAATTAACGGTGCAGAGCGCCCGTTGGTATTGGTGGGGCAAGGTGTGGAACTGGGCAACGCACAACAGGAATTGCGTGCTTTCATCGAAAAGGCAGATATGCCCGCCGGATGTACGTTGTTGGGACTGTCGGCTTTGCCAACCGAGCATCCTTTGAACAAAGGTATGCTGGGAATGCACGGTAATCTCGGACCGAATATGAACACTAATAAATGTGATGTCCTGATTGCTGTCGGGATGCGTTTTGACGACCGTGTGACCGGAAACCTGGCTACGTACGCCAAGCAGGCGAAAGTGATTCATTTTGATATCGATCCGGCTGAAATTAATAAGAATGTACATGCAGATGTAGCGGTTCTGGGTAACTGTAAAGAGACGCTCTCTGCTGTTACGGCATTGCTGCAGCCCAACGAGCATAAAGAATGGCTGGATAGTTTCCTGCCTTATGAACAGGTGGAAGAAGAAAAGGTAATCCGTCCGGAATTGCATCCGATGGGAGATACGCTTTCGATGGGGGAAGTGGTGCGTGCGGTAAGCGATGCGACCAATCATGAAGCGATATTGGTGACCGATGTCGGTCAAAACCAGATGATGTCTGCCCGATACTTTAAATATTCAAAAGACCGGAGTATGATTACTTCCGGAGGACTTGGTACCATGGGATTCGGGTTGCCGGCTGCTATCGGTGCAACCTTTGGCCGACCGGACCGTACGGTTTGTGTATTTATGGGTGACGGTGGTCTGCAAATGAACATTCAGGAGTTGGGAACCATTATGGAACAGAAGGCACCGGTTAAAATTATCGTATTAAACAATAATTTCCTGGGCAATGTACGCCAATGGCAGGCAATGTTCTTCAACCGTAAATACTCGTTCACACCCATGCTGAATCCCGATTATATTAAGATTGCTTCTGCTTATGATATACCGGCCAAAAGAGTCTTTACCCGTGAAGAACTGGCTGATGCGATTGACGAGATGATTGCGACAGACGGTCCGTTCCTGTTGGAAGCTTGTGTGATTGAAGAGGGAAATGTGTTGCCGATGACCCCTCCGGGAGGTTCAGTTAACCAGATGTTGTTGGAATGCTAA
- the ilvD gene encoding dihydroxy-acid dehydratase, producing MKKQLRSSFSTQGRRMAGARALWAANGMKKEQLGKPIIAIVNSFTQFVPGHVHLHEIGQLVKKEIEKLGCFAAEFNTIAIDDGIAMGHDGMLYSLPSRDIIADSVEYMVNAHKADAMVCISNCDKITPGMLMAAMRLNIPTVFVSGGPMEAGELDGQHLDLIDAMIKSADESVSDEEVSKIENRACPTCGCCSGMFTANSMNCLNEAIGLALPGNGTIVATHANRTQLFKDAAKLIVENTYKYYRDGDESVLPRSIATREAFLNAMTLDIAMGGSTNTVLHLLAIAHEAEANFKMDDIDMLSRKSPCLCKVAPNTQKYHIQDVNRAGGIMGIMGQLAKAGLIDTSVVRIDGMTLGEAIDKYDITSPNVCEEAIKKYKSAAAGKFNLVLGSQDVYYKELDTDRAEGCIRDIEHAYSKDGGLAVLKGNIAQDGCVVKTAGVDESIWKFTGPAKVFDSQEAACNGILGGKVVSGDVVVITHEGPKGGPGMQEMLYPTSYIKSRHLGKECALITDGRFSGGTSGLSIGHISPEAAAGGNIGKIKDGDIIEINIPERTINVRLTDEELAARPMTPVTRERYVPKSLKAYASMVSSADKGAVRLID from the coding sequence ATGAAAAAGCAGTTACGCAGTTCGTTCAGCACACAGGGTCGCCGCATGGCAGGCGCCCGGGCACTTTGGGCAGCCAATGGTATGAAAAAAGAGCAATTAGGCAAACCTATCATTGCCATCGTCAATTCGTTTACTCAGTTTGTTCCGGGACATGTACATCTACATGAAATAGGTCAGCTGGTGAAAAAAGAAATTGAGAAGCTGGGATGCTTTGCTGCGGAATTCAATACGATTGCCATTGATGATGGTATTGCCATGGGACATGACGGAATGCTTTATTCCCTTCCTTCCCGGGATATCATTGCCGATAGTGTGGAATATATGGTGAATGCCCATAAAGCGGATGCCATGGTATGTATCAGCAATTGTGACAAAATCACTCCGGGGATGTTGATGGCGGCTATGAGACTGAATATTCCTACTGTATTTGTATCCGGAGGTCCGATGGAAGCCGGTGAACTGGATGGACAGCATTTGGACCTGATTGATGCGATGATTAAGTCGGCCGACGAAAGTGTGAGTGATGAAGAAGTCTCCAAGATCGAGAATCGGGCCTGTCCCACTTGCGGATGTTGTTCGGGAATGTTTACCGCCAATTCGATGAACTGCCTGAACGAAGCGATCGGTCTGGCTCTCCCCGGAAACGGAACGATTGTGGCGACTCATGCCAACCGTACCCAATTGTTCAAAGATGCTGCGAAACTGATTGTAGAAAATACCTATAAATATTATCGGGACGGTGATGAAAGCGTACTTCCCCGGAGCATTGCCACCCGTGAGGCATTCCTGAATGCCATGACGCTGGACATCGCGATGGGAGGATCTACCAATACGGTACTTCACCTGCTGGCGATAGCCCATGAAGCGGAGGCGAACTTTAAAATGGACGATATCGATATGCTTTCACGCAAGAGCCCATGCTTGTGTAAGGTGGCGCCGAATACACAGAAGTATCATATTCAGGATGTAAACCGTGCCGGAGGTATCATGGGGATTATGGGACAACTTGCCAAAGCCGGATTGATCGATACGTCTGTAGTGCGTATCGACGGGATGACATTGGGTGAGGCGATAGATAAATATGATATAACTAGCCCGAACGTATGTGAAGAGGCTATTAAAAAGTATAAGAGTGCGGCTGCCGGAAAGTTCAATCTGGTGCTCGGCTCTCAGGACGTCTATTATAAAGAGCTGGATACGGACCGTGCCGAAGGGTGCATTCGAGACATAGAGCACGCATATAGCAAAGACGGAGGACTGGCCGTACTGAAAGGAAATATTGCCCAGGATGGTTGTGTGGTGAAAACGGCCGGAGTGGACGAGAGCATCTGGAAGTTTACCGGTCCGGCAAAGGTGTTCGATTCACAGGAAGCAGCCTGCAATGGGATACTCGGAGGAAAAGTTGTCAGCGGAGATGTAGTCGTCATCACGCACGAGGGTCCGAAGGGAGGTCCCGGTATGCAGGAAATGCTTTATCCTACCTCTTATATCAAATCGCGCCACTTGGGCAAGGAGTGTGCGCTGATAACCGACGGCCGTTTCAGCGGAGGTACATCGGGACTCAGCATCGGGCATATCTCTCCCGAAGCAGCAGCCGGAGGTAATATCGGAAAGATTAAGGATGGTGATATCATCGAAATCAATATCCCCGAACGGACTATCAACGTGCGACTGACCGATGAAGAACTGGCTGCACGTCCGATGACTCCGGTCACTCGTGAACGCTATGTGCCTAAAAGTCTTAAAGCGTATGCCAGCATGGTAAGCTCTGCCGATAAAGGAGCGGTGAGACTGATTGATTAA
- a CDS encoding DUF4221 domain-containing protein, giving the protein MKNIIGILGVFILAISCSGGKKESADAGLELTEDSVVYLLADNVTLGIKALFPFIDKDGHEYLTFQNQLEPEICVYDLQSGEFVKSIFFDREGANGVGMFGGYHIIDFDEIYLPSLQQSKVFVMEESGKKKREIITEKTDDGIPLLPFGAITFAYRPIYFNNGKMYIPQTVNMRLGNKVMEKSPVYVVVDTVKNVLSPFSIKFPPIMSSDDVTKPSLGNELSYSCCLNDKDQFVFSFFFDEDIYVVSLQDGEMKKIKVKSRYIDKPAIKENPPQDFDGAMKASSEIPCYGNLIYDKYRKVYYRFVYLKADLDGEKNYLNIWQYGRKSFSIMILNEDFDVIGETRFPDFTYISTLHYIGKDGLYLSDSHYKNPSFDENKLRFRRFKLVHYNKK; this is encoded by the coding sequence ATGAAAAATATAATTGGGATTCTGGGAGTTTTTATTTTGGCAATATCCTGTTCCGGCGGTAAGAAGGAGTCTGCGGATGCCGGTCTGGAACTGACAGAAGATTCTGTTGTTTATTTATTGGCCGATAATGTGACGTTAGGAATAAAGGCTCTATTCCCTTTTATTGATAAAGATGGGCATGAATACCTAACTTTTCAGAATCAATTGGAACCAGAGATTTGTGTTTATGATTTGCAGTCGGGAGAGTTTGTGAAAAGCATCTTCTTTGATAGAGAGGGGGCTAATGGTGTTGGTATGTTCGGAGGATATCATATTATTGATTTTGATGAAATATATTTGCCCAGTTTGCAACAAAGTAAAGTGTTTGTGATGGAAGAGTCGGGCAAGAAAAAACGTGAGATTATAACAGAGAAAACGGATGATGGGATACCTCTATTGCCTTTCGGAGCCATAACCTTTGCATATCGCCCTATTTACTTTAATAACGGGAAAATGTATATACCCCAAACCGTCAATATGCGTTTAGGGAACAAAGTGATGGAAAAATCTCCTGTCTACGTCGTGGTTGATACGGTTAAAAATGTGCTCAGTCCTTTTTCAATTAAGTTTCCTCCTATTATGTCTTCGGATGATGTTACTAAACCATCCTTAGGTAATGAACTCTCATATAGTTGCTGTTTAAATGACAAGGATCAATTTGTATTCTCTTTCTTTTTTGATGAAGATATTTACGTAGTTTCTCTACAAGATGGAGAAATGAAAAAAATCAAAGTAAAGAGTCGATATATCGATAAGCCTGCAATCAAGGAGAATCCTCCACAGGATTTTGATGGGGCGATGAAAGCAAGCTCAGAAATTCCTTGTTACGGAAATCTGATTTATGATAAATATCGGAAAGTCTATTACCGTTTTGTATACTTGAAAGCGGATTTGGACGGGGAGAAAAATTATCTGAATATATGGCAATATGGGCGTAAATCTTTCTCTATAATGATTCTGAATGAAGATTTTGATGTTATCGGGGAGACTCGTTTTCCGGATTTTACGTATATATCTACCTTGCACTATATAGGTAAAGACGGCTTGTATTTAAGTGACAGCCATTACAAGAATCCGTCTTTTGATGAAAACAAACTGAGATTCCGGCGTTTTAAATTAGTACATTATAATAAGAAATAG